A genomic stretch from Spongiibacter nanhainus includes:
- a CDS encoding helix-turn-helix domain-containing protein: MELLKETHTGNRLLGHLYNVLVTDYPEINPGSCALECNLKSVAWWRNESPTPMQDFTDLLRYITRKHSNTIIYKVSQRAQLTDLGMMGYAMMTTTNLYEFVTVASHALDQFGYPVEISVAHVDDEHASIRFQGKFEEGQHFESFIEFSMSLAWRCIMGMFPSGMVKSPVRVNFGFAEGESPVAEAKKFYGKAIFYDQSVSEIVVNRSTLETRLPAASLDDYRECSLQSSHILKNLGSKSTYKYRVEQALIEAPNVCKYSFSHTAKYLNMTTRQLRSRLEGESTHFREISLNLRMRLANEYLLSTTLPVQKIAYMLCYTEPNSFIRAYTRYYGFSPNKHRMQARALDSY; the protein is encoded by the coding sequence GTGGAGTTACTAAAAGAAACGCATACCGGTAACAGGCTTCTCGGCCACCTGTATAACGTGTTGGTCACCGACTACCCGGAAATCAATCCCGGTAGCTGCGCCTTGGAGTGTAATTTAAAAAGCGTGGCCTGGTGGCGCAATGAATCCCCTACACCCATGCAAGACTTCACTGATCTGTTGCGTTATATCACCCGCAAACACTCGAACACGATAATTTATAAAGTTTCCCAGCGCGCTCAGCTTACCGACTTGGGGATGATGGGCTACGCTATGATGACCACCACAAACTTATATGAGTTTGTGACCGTGGCTTCTCATGCCTTGGATCAATTTGGTTATCCGGTGGAAATTTCCGTGGCCCACGTTGACGACGAGCACGCTTCGATACGCTTTCAGGGTAAGTTTGAAGAGGGGCAGCACTTCGAGAGTTTTATCGAGTTCTCAATGAGTTTGGCCTGGCGCTGCATTATGGGGATGTTTCCCTCGGGGATGGTGAAGAGCCCTGTGCGAGTCAATTTTGGTTTTGCCGAGGGTGAATCTCCGGTTGCCGAAGCTAAAAAGTTTTATGGCAAGGCTATTTTTTACGATCAGAGCGTCAGCGAAATAGTTGTTAATCGCAGTACGTTAGAGACTCGCTTGCCCGCCGCGAGTTTGGATGACTATAGAGAGTGCTCTCTTCAGAGCAGCCATATATTGAAAAACCTGGGCAGCAAGTCGACCTATAAATACCGTGTCGAGCAGGCGCTAATAGAAGCGCCCAATGTCTGTAAGTACTCTTTTTCGCATACCGCTAAGTACCTGAACATGACAACCCGGCAATTGCGTAGCAGGTTAGAGGGCGAAAGCACTCATTTTCGTGAAATATCACTGAATTTGCGAATGCGCCTCGCCAACGAGTATCTGCTGTCTACGACACTGCCAGTACAGAAAATAGCCTATATGCTTTGCTATACCGAGCCGAATAGCTTTATTCGGGCCTATACCCGCTATTACGGCTTCTCGCCCAATAAGCATCGCATGCAGGCCCGAGCGCTTGATTCTTATTAA
- a CDS encoding TonB-dependent receptor: protein MKHRSRTRTTQGISLLCCLISALPAAAAPMLEEVVVTAQRRAQSTQDVPVAITGLSGDQVDKFGLNNASDVSAQVPNMQVSSPYGDIQPIFSIRGVSMSDYSSNQASPIGVYVDEAYLAPVYSHGANFFDVERLEVLRGPQGTLYGKNTTGGAINIITRQPEFQGDNSNLKLGIGSYGATVLEGAAERELIRDSLAVRISGSLKRDDGYVDIKGQKTNGAQTDFQGGRFALRWQPDDRWDMTLRYTSSGNDALSSVARNEARTDLRGTGLEGDSNGFIDYDGYSRGARNLDFHETEANNVGALITNTDLATFTAQYSADNFTLTSVSAYYDADYDQDVDTDASPNSMLEIHWRSDTVGYSQDLRIASNFSGMFNIIAGVYYGVENLAMHNQYTVFEDNPDIRVGFAKPDTVPIYPYLLDYGILDQRLKTEKDSAAIYSQMRLDFSARLGMDIGLRYTRDDATLSYLNISRLSYDGDPRGSYVPGNNTGVDDAYITLPLSPNSLLELLENPQELLNLANAGYTHGPYTRDSAPELNASEGEWTGKVGIDYRLSEEWMLYASYSRGYRAGSYNGGVYYEVRPLDTAYASPEYIDAWETGFKADLFDRRMRLNAAAFFYDYTDQQFINVVGFSNFLENAGGSQIAGLEAELWARVTERLTLQVGLGYLETEYTELDLANTETIADRDDRVDLSGNELISAPKLNTSVSVDYDLLLTDRGFLTLNLNANFQDDQWFSAYNDDNGYGEIRQDAYWLYNGRLSWFANDESYSIALWVKNILDEEYDVYGINLQAGFGHDNYMGGKPRTWGAELTLRF from the coding sequence ATGAAGCACCGATCACGCACCCGCACCACCCAGGGCATCAGTCTGCTGTGTTGTCTGATCAGTGCGCTGCCAGCCGCCGCAGCGCCTATGCTGGAGGAGGTCGTGGTCACGGCCCAGCGCCGCGCCCAAAGCACCCAGGATGTCCCCGTCGCTATTACCGGCCTCAGCGGCGACCAGGTGGATAAGTTCGGTCTTAACAACGCCAGCGATGTATCGGCACAAGTGCCCAACATGCAGGTCAGCAGCCCCTATGGGGATATCCAACCGATATTCTCCATTCGCGGTGTATCGATGTCGGACTACAGCTCCAACCAGGCCAGCCCGATTGGGGTGTATGTCGACGAGGCCTACCTGGCACCAGTGTACAGCCACGGCGCCAACTTCTTTGATGTGGAGCGGCTAGAGGTCCTTCGCGGCCCTCAGGGCACGCTATATGGCAAAAACACCACTGGCGGTGCCATCAATATCATCACCCGGCAACCGGAATTTCAGGGCGATAACAGCAACCTTAAGCTGGGCATTGGCAGCTACGGTGCAACGGTATTGGAGGGCGCGGCAGAACGGGAGCTGATTCGCGACAGCCTCGCGGTCCGTATTTCCGGCAGCCTAAAGCGCGACGACGGCTATGTGGATATCAAGGGCCAGAAAACCAACGGCGCGCAAACCGACTTTCAAGGCGGCCGCTTTGCCCTGCGCTGGCAGCCCGACGACCGCTGGGATATGACCCTGCGCTACACATCATCCGGCAATGACGCCCTATCCAGCGTGGCCCGCAACGAGGCCCGCACCGACCTGCGCGGCACGGGGCTGGAAGGAGACTCCAACGGCTTTATCGACTACGACGGCTACTCCAGAGGTGCTCGCAATCTGGACTTCCACGAAACCGAGGCCAACAACGTCGGCGCACTGATCACCAACACCGATCTGGCAACCTTTACCGCCCAGTACAGCGCCGACAATTTTACCCTGACCTCGGTCAGCGCCTACTACGATGCCGACTACGATCAGGACGTCGACACCGACGCCAGCCCCAACAGTATGCTGGAAATTCACTGGCGCTCCGACACCGTCGGCTACAGCCAGGACCTGCGTATCGCCAGTAACTTTAGCGGTATGTTCAATATCATCGCCGGCGTGTACTACGGTGTTGAGAACCTGGCCATGCACAATCAGTACACGGTGTTTGAAGACAACCCCGACATCCGCGTCGGCTTTGCCAAGCCCGACACCGTGCCGATTTATCCCTACCTGCTGGATTACGGCATACTCGATCAGCGCTTAAAGACCGAGAAAGACAGCGCCGCGATTTACAGTCAGATGCGCCTGGATTTCAGTGCCCGACTGGGCATGGATATCGGTCTGCGCTACACCCGGGACGACGCCACGCTTAGCTACCTGAATATCTCCCGACTCAGTTACGACGGTGATCCGCGCGGCAGCTATGTGCCCGGTAACAACACCGGCGTGGACGACGCCTATATCACTCTGCCGCTGTCCCCCAACTCCCTACTGGAATTGTTAGAGAATCCTCAGGAGTTGCTTAATCTCGCCAACGCCGGCTACACCCACGGCCCCTATACACGGGACTCCGCTCCTGAGCTCAATGCCAGCGAGGGAGAATGGACCGGCAAAGTCGGCATCGACTACCGCCTTAGCGAAGAGTGGATGCTCTATGCCAGCTACAGCCGCGGCTACCGCGCTGGCAGCTACAATGGCGGCGTGTACTACGAAGTTCGCCCTCTGGACACCGCCTACGCCTCTCCCGAATATATCGACGCATGGGAAACCGGCTTTAAAGCGGATTTGTTTGATCGACGAATGCGCTTAAACGCCGCGGCGTTTTTCTACGATTACACGGACCAGCAATTTATCAACGTAGTGGGTTTTTCCAACTTTCTGGAGAATGCTGGCGGCTCACAGATTGCCGGGCTCGAAGCGGAGCTTTGGGCAAGAGTCACGGAGCGCCTAACACTGCAAGTTGGCTTGGGTTATTTGGAAACAGAATACACCGAGCTGGATTTGGCCAACACTGAAACTATCGCCGATCGGGATGACCGGGTCGATCTGTCCGGTAACGAGCTTATTTCAGCGCCAAAGCTCAATACCAGTGTCTCAGTCGACTACGACTTGTTACTGACCGACCGCGGCTTTCTTACCCTCAACCTCAACGCCAACTTCCAGGACGATCAGTGGTTCAGTGCCTATAACGACGACAACGGCTACGGCGAAATTCGCCAGGACGCCTACTGGCTCTACAACGGTCGTCTGAGCTGGTTTGCCAACGATGAGAGTTACAGCATCGCACTGTGGGTCAAAAATATCCTGGACGAGGAATACGACGTCTACGGCATCAACCTGCAAGCCGGCTTCGGTCACGACAACTACATGGGGGGTAAACCCCGCACCTGGGGCGCAGAGCTAACGCTGCGTTTCTAG
- a CDS encoding class I adenylate-forming enzyme family protein: MYQNVSDYIFYQAMQRPEALLAEDDKGQLSYRGAVERIDEFCRRLYKQGLRPGDRVGFVAGNAADLILLIIACGRIGLVSVPINYRLTAPEVGYIVDDAQCKLLFHDAEYGPLLEGCKLAKEQRVCFSDYPTSTAFDLWMAQAVDDSPIEVRGGGGDIFLQLYTSGTTGRPKGAQLTHQGFINNNFQVSLAHGCTSRAGDRLLMVAPNFHAVGLSGALWSLFYGAGLIIHREFHPASVCAAIAQHNISALIVVPVMLKMILEHPDSETTSFDSLALVLYGGSPMAPSLLEACAKRLGCKFAQGYGQTEATTGITVLSPESHQQALEGNTDLLSSCGKSVAATEIKIVDADGNTLSPGEIGEVRVKGPQVMAGYCNLPDATRDTVVDGWLCTGDVGYQDDNGYLFLKDRLKDVVISGGENIYPAEVEAVLMAHPGVVDVAVIGIEDDKWGEVPKAFVVSSEPPSEEELSRFAREKLAGFKVPKHYQFIDVLPRNASGKILKRTLREY, encoded by the coding sequence ATGTATCAGAACGTATCTGACTACATTTTTTATCAGGCAATGCAGCGCCCCGAGGCGCTGCTGGCTGAAGACGATAAGGGCCAGCTAAGTTATCGGGGCGCGGTTGAGCGGATAGACGAATTCTGCCGCCGGCTATACAAGCAGGGTTTGCGACCGGGGGACCGGGTGGGCTTTGTCGCCGGAAACGCCGCCGACCTGATCCTGCTGATCATTGCTTGCGGCCGCATCGGTCTGGTCAGTGTTCCCATAAATTATCGTCTTACCGCCCCGGAAGTCGGCTACATTGTCGACGATGCGCAGTGCAAACTGCTATTCCACGACGCCGAGTACGGTCCGCTGCTTGAGGGCTGCAAACTGGCAAAAGAGCAGCGGGTTTGCTTCTCTGATTACCCGACATCCACAGCCTTTGACCTGTGGATGGCGCAGGCTGTCGACGATAGCCCTATCGAGGTACGCGGGGGTGGCGGCGATATCTTTCTGCAGCTCTACACCAGCGGCACCACCGGCCGACCCAAGGGTGCCCAGCTCACTCATCAGGGTTTTATCAATAATAATTTTCAAGTCAGCCTCGCCCACGGGTGCACGTCCCGAGCCGGCGACCGCTTACTGATGGTGGCACCTAATTTTCACGCGGTGGGCTTATCCGGCGCGCTGTGGTCACTGTTTTATGGCGCCGGGCTAATCATCCACCGGGAGTTCCATCCCGCCTCGGTATGCGCAGCAATAGCTCAGCACAACATATCGGCACTGATTGTTGTGCCGGTGATGTTAAAGATGATCCTTGAGCACCCGGACTCAGAGACCACCTCCTTCGATTCGCTAGCGCTGGTATTGTACGGCGGATCTCCCATGGCCCCCTCTCTGCTGGAAGCCTGTGCCAAGCGACTCGGCTGTAAATTTGCTCAGGGCTACGGCCAGACCGAAGCGACCACCGGCATCACCGTGTTGTCTCCGGAGTCCCATCAACAAGCCCTAGAAGGCAACACCGATTTGCTGTCCTCCTGTGGCAAAAGCGTAGCCGCTACCGAGATCAAAATTGTCGACGCTGACGGCAACACGCTCTCTCCCGGCGAAATCGGCGAAGTCAGGGTCAAAGGGCCACAGGTGATGGCGGGTTACTGCAACCTGCCCGATGCGACCAGAGACACTGTCGTCGATGGCTGGTTGTGCACCGGGGACGTCGGCTACCAGGACGACAACGGCTACCTTTTTCTTAAAGACCGACTAAAGGATGTGGTGATCTCCGGTGGCGAGAATATCTACCCTGCTGAAGTGGAAGCGGTATTGATGGCCCATCCCGGCGTTGTCGATGTGGCGGTTATCGGTATTGAAGACGACAAATGGGGCGAGGTGCCAAAGGCCTTTGTGGTATCCAGCGAGCCACCCAGTGAGGAAGAACTAAGCCGCTTTGCCAGAGAAAAGCTGGCTGGTTTTAAGGTCCCCAAGCACTACCAGTTTATTGACGTCCTGCCCCGCAATGCTTCTGGAAAGATACTTAAGCGCACTCTGAGAGAGTACTGA
- a CDS encoding fatty acid desaturase family protein has protein sequence MLSRHIDLSNIGPEKERELKRLIAIESISWPTVILAGVLLTIATIVYASGFAGALPLWLGCLINAIVGYYSFSVIHDAIHRSAAKDNKLNDAIGYMGLLPLIPYVHLGLFRWAHILHHRFANEDSDPDSFFHGPSWSLPFRWAFIDVHYLFFTLQNQTKVSRKYFHATLRRLAVFLVFLGILAASGYGAEVVLLWLIPSRIMFLLMGFSFFWLPHVPHEVTQKENFTRATTIRKGWEGLLNIALQYQNYHLIHHLFPMTPFYNNYKVYKLIEGDLDRYELAIQKNMHINPDIKTGEIVQA, from the coding sequence ATGCTTAGCAGACATATAGATCTCAGTAATATTGGCCCTGAAAAAGAGCGCGAACTTAAACGCTTGATTGCGATTGAGTCGATTTCCTGGCCAACCGTAATTTTGGCAGGTGTTTTACTAACCATAGCCACAATCGTCTACGCCTCCGGCTTTGCGGGCGCACTACCGCTATGGTTAGGCTGCCTTATTAATGCCATAGTCGGCTACTATTCGTTTAGCGTTATTCACGATGCCATTCATCGCTCTGCGGCGAAAGACAACAAACTGAATGATGCTATCGGCTATATGGGACTGTTGCCACTGATCCCCTACGTACACCTGGGGTTATTCCGCTGGGCTCATATTCTTCACCACCGCTTTGCCAACGAAGACAGCGATCCGGATAGCTTCTTTCATGGCCCCAGCTGGAGTCTGCCTTTCCGTTGGGCCTTTATCGACGTTCACTATTTGTTTTTTACTCTACAGAACCAGACCAAAGTCTCCAGAAAATATTTCCACGCCACCCTCCGCCGTTTAGCCGTGTTTCTTGTCTTTCTGGGCATATTGGCTGCCAGCGGATATGGCGCGGAGGTCGTTTTGCTGTGGCTGATTCCCAGCAGGATTATGTTTCTGTTGATGGGTTTTTCTTTCTTTTGGCTGCCACACGTCCCACACGAGGTAACGCAAAAAGAAAACTTTACCCGGGCCACAACCATCAGAAAAGGCTGGGAGGGCTTGCTGAATATTGCCTTGCAATATCAGAACTATCACCTCATCCATCACCTTTTTCCGATGACGCCATTCTATAACAACTACAAAGTTTACAAGCTCATTGAGGGCGACCTAGATCGCTACGAGCTGGCTATTCAGAAAAATATGCACATCAACCCAGATATTAAAACCGGGGAGATTGTTCAGGCATAA
- a CDS encoding rubredoxin, with the protein MYKKYQCRFCSHVYDEALGDPETGIPPGTKFEDLPDDWECPECGAEKSDYDLIINE; encoded by the coding sequence ATGTATAAGAAATACCAATGCCGATTTTGTTCGCACGTCTATGATGAGGCGCTTGGCGACCCTGAGACGGGTATTCCACCCGGCACAAAATTCGAGGACTTGCCAGACGATTGGGAATGCCCTGAGTGCGGTGCCGAAAAATCGGACTACGACCTAATAATAAACGAATAG
- a CDS encoding spinster family MFS transporter: MMNKSPTLQSNTSAYYTLVILTLVYSFNFIDRQLLAILQESIKADLGLKDAHLGLLTGFAFAAFYVTAGIPIARWADWSNRRNIVALAVFTWSFMTSISGLAQNYIQLLLARIGVGVGEAGGSPPSHSIISDYFPPQKRATAMGFYSTGVNIGILFGFLLGGWLNEFFGWRLAFIVVGIPGILLAVVVRFTVAEPPRQRTPADKTKGEPLRTVLAVLWSRKSFRFMAAAAALNAFAGYAIANWTASFMIRSHGMETGELGTWLALILGVAGAIGVLSGGYLSDRFGKTDARWYVWLPLIFLLISAPLSGLAFSVDSPYLALSLLILPGTFLNAYLGNVIAVTHGLVGQNMRATASAILFFILNIIGLGLGPWSVGLLSDFLYPTLGDASLGVALTSIVPSAMLVAAFGFYYASHYLKMDLQLAETSSL, from the coding sequence ATGATGAACAAAAGCCCTACGCTACAAAGTAATACCTCCGCCTATTACACCCTGGTCATTCTGACTCTAGTCTATAGCTTTAATTTTATAGATCGGCAGTTATTGGCCATATTGCAGGAGTCGATCAAGGCCGACCTGGGCCTAAAAGACGCGCATCTGGGTTTGCTTACCGGTTTTGCCTTCGCCGCCTTTTACGTGACGGCAGGCATCCCCATCGCTCGCTGGGCTGACTGGTCAAATCGTCGGAATATCGTCGCCTTGGCGGTATTTACCTGGAGCTTTATGACCAGCATCAGTGGTTTGGCCCAGAATTATATACAGTTGTTATTGGCCCGCATTGGCGTGGGGGTTGGAGAAGCAGGTGGCAGCCCGCCTTCCCACTCAATTATTTCTGACTACTTCCCACCACAAAAGCGGGCCACCGCGATGGGCTTTTACTCCACTGGCGTCAATATCGGCATTCTTTTTGGCTTTCTGTTAGGGGGCTGGTTGAACGAATTTTTTGGCTGGCGACTCGCCTTTATTGTGGTGGGCATACCCGGAATTTTACTGGCCGTTGTCGTTCGCTTTACGGTTGCAGAGCCGCCCCGACAGCGTACCCCTGCCGACAAAACCAAAGGCGAGCCACTGCGCACAGTATTAGCCGTACTGTGGAGTCGCAAGTCATTTCGCTTTATGGCGGCGGCAGCGGCGCTGAACGCCTTTGCCGGCTACGCCATCGCTAACTGGACTGCGTCCTTTATGATTCGCAGCCACGGCATGGAAACCGGGGAATTGGGCACCTGGCTGGCACTGATTCTCGGCGTAGCCGGTGCTATTGGCGTGCTCAGCGGTGGCTATCTCTCGGACCGTTTTGGTAAAACAGACGCTCGTTGGTACGTCTGGCTTCCTTTAATCTTTCTGCTTATCAGTGCACCGCTTTCGGGCCTGGCCTTCTCAGTAGACAGTCCGTATCTAGCCTTGAGCCTGTTGATTTTGCCAGGCACTTTTCTGAACGCCTATTTAGGAAATGTGATCGCCGTCACCCATGGACTGGTTGGTCAGAATATGCGGGCTACCGCTTCGGCGATCCTGTTCTTTATTCTTAATATCATTGGTCTCGGTCTCGGCCCCTGGAGTGTCGGCCTCTTGAGCGATTTCCTTTATCCTACCCTTGGCGACGCCTCATTGGGCGTTGCGCTGACATCTATCGTTCCAAGCGCGATGTTGGTGGCTGCATTCGGTTTTTATTATGCATCTCATTACCTAAAAATGGACCTTCAGCTCGCAGAGACATCGTCGCTCTGA
- a CDS encoding DUF2804 domain-containing protein gives MARQQPLVDGAGRIQFGPKPNGVSEVNFRDFPLQTAMDRRLPRWRRYWAFNQFQFVALSHSDLLVGVAIADLKLVSNAFVYLFQPSTGAFEEFSFLQPLARHTGISTNPEAGVSTFSRGSNRVEMHSSQGQRQLIVTIADGPTIQARFDDRHCQAPLGLCTRSGYQGWTYTHKNAALPVAEGTIHWRGKNYSLSPQQTLASIDWSGGYMRRETAWNWASLSTRLEDGRRLGLNLAAGVNETGYSENSAWLDGRRTDIDLVDFQFDRQDHTAPWRVRSRDGAIDLDFVPAGKRQEKINAGLIASNFRQFFGRFSGTLTLQGEVLSLSDHWGLTEDHYARW, from the coding sequence ATGGCTAGACAACAGCCTTTGGTCGATGGGGCGGGCCGGATCCAGTTTGGCCCCAAGCCCAACGGGGTTAGCGAGGTGAACTTTCGCGACTTCCCCCTGCAAACGGCAATGGATCGCAGGCTGCCGCGCTGGCGGCGCTACTGGGCCTTTAATCAATTTCAATTTGTCGCCCTTAGCCACAGCGACTTACTGGTGGGAGTGGCCATCGCCGACCTGAAACTGGTGAGTAACGCCTTTGTATATCTGTTTCAACCCAGCACCGGCGCCTTTGAAGAATTCAGTTTTCTGCAACCTTTGGCCCGCCACACAGGTATATCTACGAACCCGGAGGCCGGCGTCAGCACATTTAGCCGTGGCAGTAATCGAGTAGAAATGCACAGCAGTCAGGGCCAACGGCAGCTGATCGTAACCATAGCCGACGGGCCGACTATCCAGGCCCGCTTTGACGACCGCCACTGCCAGGCGCCACTGGGTTTGTGTACCCGCAGTGGCTATCAAGGCTGGACCTACACCCACAAAAATGCCGCCCTACCTGTTGCCGAAGGCACTATCCACTGGCGGGGCAAGAATTACTCCCTCTCGCCTCAGCAGACACTGGCCAGCATCGATTGGAGCGGCGGCTACATGCGGCGGGAAACCGCCTGGAATTGGGCCAGCCTCAGTACACGGCTCGAGGACGGCCGACGGCTTGGGCTGAATCTGGCTGCCGGGGTTAACGAGACCGGCTATAGCGAGAACAGCGCCTGGCTGGATGGCCGCCGTACCGATATCGACCTGGTGGATTTTCAGTTTGATCGCCAAGATCACACCGCGCCCTGGCGTGTCCGCAGCCGGGATGGCGCCATCGATCTGGATTTTGTGCCGGCTGGTAAACGTCAGGAAAAAATCAACGCCGGACTGATTGCCTCCAACTTCCGGCAGTTCTTTGGCCGCTTCAGCGGTACCTTAACGCTGCAGGGGGAGGTTCTGTCCCTTAGCGACCACTGGGGGCTGACGGAGGATCATTACGCACGCTGGTAA
- a CDS encoding TonB-dependent receptor translates to MTLSKRAYLGALVAMLSAPAFAQSTANNDQSDGSQQRSSNRLLEEVVVTARKRTESVQDVPISIAAFSAEKLDAIGIETAQQLDKITPGLVFGSTIGFNTVSLRGVGSDAYLPSADPSVPIYVDDINSLPSQGSIDALVNVERVEVLKGPQGTLFGRNALGGAIRIVTPDPRDDVFEGQLKADYGRYDLVGADSSGGSAFLNIPIAEGLAATLSGLYRDEEPIYTNELGEPVEPNKIEAFRGKVKWYVTDTLDITLSGAYEEAANAGGLSAEGTQPSTACAICTPDPKFDYRTQHNVPAALRTRRTMLSGYVNWDLPTFTAKLILSDQNLDVPYGWGDLDYTSAPIFAGNVGEQYAEQRTAEFRIESNDNSFMSDRLTWVVGAYYLEAAGGYDPLYLRFTTGATDFLGVSPIVESISNLLSGVVPNLNNADVTAVSYGVLNTESISGFAEGNYHILDRLKLTLGVRYDEESRDVSGSRVDLKIADGDDEGDIPFSSFDVPEANTSRTSPRVSLQWEFDNAQVYGSYSVGYLSPTYNTVNILEGPNFVEQEENNAYELGFKGSWLDGQLQLEGALFYTERTNIITAYTSILSGGAVTFFNAGDGEIKGVELSMQLQPMPTLNPGLALIASGSYLDGEYTDYKDGRGYDEDSGLTFGPGALNLLEARDFTGNTLTNTPEFTGSISLLQAISLGRLGEIELGIDTYYNSGYFFSAQNTSLLEQEQYQTYDARISYFYNPWGLQLTLFGENLTDERYFASAVHLDFGPGRSLAPPKQLGVRAKWTF, encoded by the coding sequence ATGACATTATCCAAACGCGCCTATTTAGGTGCCCTGGTCGCTATGTTATCGGCACCGGCATTCGCTCAGAGCACGGCAAATAACGATCAATCAGATGGCAGTCAGCAGCGATCCTCGAACCGCCTGCTCGAGGAAGTGGTGGTCACGGCCCGCAAACGGACTGAGAGTGTTCAAGACGTACCGATTTCAATCGCAGCGTTCTCCGCAGAGAAACTTGATGCCATAGGCATTGAGACAGCTCAGCAATTAGACAAAATCACGCCAGGGCTGGTATTCGGCAGCACAATTGGCTTCAACACGGTATCTCTTAGGGGCGTAGGGTCCGACGCCTATCTACCGTCGGCCGATCCCAGTGTTCCTATTTATGTCGATGATATTAACTCGCTGCCTTCACAAGGTTCTATCGATGCATTGGTCAACGTCGAACGCGTTGAGGTACTGAAAGGCCCGCAGGGAACGCTATTTGGCCGTAACGCGTTGGGCGGCGCAATTCGAATAGTCACGCCGGACCCTCGGGACGACGTATTTGAAGGCCAGCTTAAAGCTGACTACGGTCGTTACGACCTAGTTGGCGCCGACAGCTCCGGTGGCAGTGCCTTCCTTAATATTCCCATTGCAGAGGGCTTAGCGGCGACACTGTCCGGACTTTACCGGGATGAAGAGCCTATCTATACCAACGAATTAGGCGAGCCAGTTGAGCCCAATAAAATCGAAGCCTTTCGGGGTAAAGTGAAGTGGTACGTTACTGACACTCTCGACATTACCTTGAGCGGCGCCTATGAGGAAGCGGCCAACGCCGGCGGTTTGAGCGCAGAAGGCACACAGCCCAGTACCGCCTGCGCAATATGTACGCCCGACCCGAAGTTTGATTATCGTACCCAACACAATGTCCCCGCTGCATTGCGGACCCGGCGGACCATGTTGTCTGGTTATGTAAACTGGGACCTCCCCACCTTCACAGCAAAGTTGATTTTGTCTGACCAAAACCTGGACGTCCCCTATGGCTGGGGTGACCTGGACTACACCTCTGCACCGATTTTCGCGGGTAATGTGGGGGAACAGTATGCCGAGCAGCGCACGGCCGAATTCCGCATTGAGTCCAATGACAATAGCTTTATGAGCGACCGCTTAACGTGGGTTGTTGGCGCTTACTACCTCGAAGCGGCCGGCGGCTACGATCCACTCTATTTACGATTCACTACTGGAGCTACCGACTTCCTGGGGGTCTCTCCAATTGTTGAGTCGATTAGCAATCTGCTGTCCGGTGTCGTTCCCAATCTCAACAACGCCGATGTCACCGCCGTGTCTTACGGGGTATTGAATACCGAGTCCATCTCGGGCTTCGCCGAGGGCAATTACCATATCTTGGATCGCTTAAAACTGACCCTGGGTGTGCGCTACGATGAGGAGTCCCGGGATGTGTCCGGCTCTCGGGTAGATTTGAAAATAGCCGATGGCGACGACGAGGGCGACATTCCCTTTTCCTCGTTTGATGTGCCTGAAGCCAACACCAGCCGCACCAGCCCGCGGGTATCACTGCAGTGGGAGTTCGACAACGCTCAAGTATACGGCTCTTACTCTGTAGGCTATCTCAGCCCAACCTACAACACCGTCAATATTCTCGAAGGTCCTAACTTTGTCGAGCAAGAAGAGAATAATGCCTATGAACTCGGCTTCAAAGGTTCCTGGTTGGACGGGCAGCTGCAGCTTGAGGGCGCACTGTTCTACACCGAGCGAACCAACATCATCACTGCCTATACGTCGATACTCTCCGGCGGCGCGGTAACCTTCTTTAATGCTGGTGACGGCGAAATTAAAGGCGTCGAACTCAGCATGCAGCTCCAACCCATGCCGACATTGAACCCCGGGCTGGCGCTCATCGCGTCAGGCAGCTATCTGGATGGTGAGTATACCGATTACAAGGATGGCCGCGGTTACGATGAAGATTCAGGCCTGACCTTCGGGCCCGGCGCCTTAAACCTTCTCGAGGCCCGTGACTTTACCGGTAACACCTTGACCAATACCCCGGAATTCACTGGCTCTATCAGTCTGCTTCAGGCGATTTCACTGGGTCGCCTTGGCGAGATCGAGCTGGGTATCGATACTTACTATAACTCCGGCTACTTCTTCTCAGCACAAAATACGTCTCTGCTGGAGCAAGAGCAGTATCAAACCTACGACGCCCGGATCAGCTACTTCTACAACCCCTGGGGACTTCAGCTCACCTTGTTTGGCGAAAACCTGACCGACGAGCGCTACTTTGCCAGCGCCGTTCACCTGGATTTCGGCCCCGGTCGCTCACTGGCACCGCCTAAGCAATTGGGTGTTCGCGCAAAGTGGACCTTCTAA